The Dendropsophus ebraccatus isolate aDenEbr1 chromosome 3, aDenEbr1.pat, whole genome shotgun sequence genomic interval aaaaaaaaaaatgcagatcttTTGTGATATCATATATTAGATAAAATGGAATGGAAAAAGCCCTGAAACTATGAAACTATGACGAGGTTGTAGAAGCCGGAATTTGCCAATTCAAACCTAGGGGTTCTTTGTTTTTTAAAGTTGGTAAAAAAGCTGAAAAAGTATATAAACTGCCCATTGCTATAAATCGTACCGACCTACAGAATAACATGTCGTATGtagctgtaatcgtaccgacctacaGAATAATGTGTCGTCATATTGGATgtcgctgtaatcgtaccgacctacaGAATAATGTGTCGTCATATTGGATgtcgctgtaatcgtaccgacctacaGAATAATGCCATACTGGATGTCGccgtaatcgtaccgacctacaGAATAATGCCATACTGGATgtcgctgtaatcgtaccgacctacaGAATAACATGTCGTCATATTGGATgtcgctgtaatcgtaccgacctacaGAATAACAGGTCATACTGGATgtcgctgtaatcgtaccaaaGAAATTCTTTTTGGGCGGCACATCTGTGTcgagggtggtgctcgtagtaggaAAGGATTCCTACAGCATCATgaaagttcaaatctcggcactcaccattttcaagctTCAAGAAAtcttttattgtagaaaattcaTCAGGTTTTTTTACAGCGGTAAAATACAGGACGTTTTGGCGTCAAGTTGAGgaacagttgaggaaggcttgatgccgaaacgtcctgttttttttttttttttccgctgtaaAAAAGCCTGATGAATTTTCTGCAATAAAAGATTTCttgaagcatgaaaatggtgagtgccgagatttgaactttcatgatgctgtaatcgtaccgacctacaGAATAACAGGTCATAATGGATGTCGCTGTAATGGTACCGACCTACAAAATAACATGTTGTCATACAGGAtgtcactgtaatcgtaccgacctacaGAATAACAGGTCATACTGGATGTCGCTGTAATCACACCGACCTACAGAATAACAGGTCATACTGGATgtcgctgtaatcgtaccgacctatagaataacatgTCATACTGGATGTCGGTGTAATCATACCGACCTACAGAATAACATGTCATATTGGATGTTggtgtaatcgtactgacctatGGAATAACATGTCATACTGGATGTCGCTGTAATCACACCAACCTACAGAATAACAGGTCATAATGGATGTCGCTGTAATCGTATCGACCTACAAAATAACATGTTGTCATACAGGAtgtcactgtaatcgtaccgacctacaGAATAACATGTCATACTGGATGTCACTGTTATTGTATCAACCCACAGAATAATAAGTCATCATACTGGATGTCGCTGTAATCATACCGACCTACAGAATAACATGTCGTCATAACGGATGttgctgtaatcgtaccgacctatagaataacatcTCATACTGGATGTCACTGTTATTGTACCGACCTACAGAATAATATGTAATCATCCTGGATGTCGCTGTAATCGAACCGACCTACAGAATAACAGGTCATACTGGATGTCGTTGGAATCGTACCGACCTACAGAATAACATGTCATACTGGATgtcgctgtaatcgtaccgacctacaGAATAACACGTcgtcattagggatggtccgaacctgccgaggttcgggttcgtacgaacctgaactctcggcaatgattcccgctgtctgcccactccgtgcagcgggtggatacagccagaggacctcctggaaaactggcatatagccataggctgtatcccagttttccaggcgggcctcccgctgtatccagccTTTTCATGGAGGtgaaagacagcgggaatcattgccgagagtttaggttcatacgaacccgaacctcggcaggttcggaccatccctagtcgtcATACTGGATGGTgatgtaatcgtaccgacctatagaataacatgTCGTCATACTGGCTGTtgctgtaattgtaccgacctaCAAAATAACATGTCATATCGGATCTCACTGTAATCATATCGACCTGCAGAATAACGTCATCATACCGGATGTCACTGTAATCGTATCGACCTATAGAATACCGTCATACTGGATGTcgctgtaataataataacatgccGTATTGGATGAATAACATGTCGTATGtagctgtaatcgtaccgacctatagaataacatgTCGTATGtagctgtaatcgtaccgacctacaGAATAACCTGCCGTCATACTGGATGttgctgtaatcgtaccgacctacaGAATAACATGTTGTCAGACCGGATGTctctgtaatcgtaccgacctatGGAATAACAGGTCATACTTTGTAGGAGCAgaggtttatttaaaaaatatttttcgattctcctctccccccttccccgcTTTGCAGTATGTTTCATAAAAAAATGAAGTAGGTCATTAAAAAGGTCtttttgtcctgcaaaaaaaaaacaaaaaaaagccctcGTCTGCTTaaaggcgctgatcccggctcagtaatCCTTCTCTATGGGCTCCAACAGCCCTTAGGAATGGAGCACCGatctcagagatcaatgcagtacatacactcaccggccactttattaggtacaccatgctagtaacgggttggacccccttttgccttcagaactgcctcaattcttcgcggcatagatacaacaaggtgctggaagcttcctcagagattttggtccatagtgacatgatggcatcacacagttgccgcagatttgtcggctgcacatccatgatgccaatctcccgttccaccacatcccaaagatgctctattggattgagatctggtgactgtggaggccatttgagtacagtgaactcattgtcatgttcaagcagaaatcgagactcatcagaccaggcaacgtttttccaatcttctactgtccaatttcgatgagcttgtgcaaattgtagcctcagtttcctgttcttagctgagcggagtggcacccggtgtggtcttctgctgctgtagcccatctgcctcaaagttggaggtactgtgcgttcagagatgctcttctgcctaccttggctgtaacggttggctattttagtcactgttgcctttctatcagctcgaaccagtctgcccattctcctctgacctctggcatcaacaaggcatttccgcccacagaactgcggatgtacctaataaagtggccggtgagtgtatgtcagTGCTGTgatcatagaagtcccctaggggcactacaaagtacaataaaaaaaaatattattaaatgAAAGAACCCCCTTCCTATATTAAAacattaaatcaccccccccccttctcattttataaataaaaataaacatttattatTGTTGTGAGCAGAATCACCCAAACTGTTCAATTATTAAAATTTCCTCTTATTGTGATATCTGTGTTGTTCTTGGCAGATGAAGGCACCCGGAGACAAGAGGGACGTCTCATATCTTTGGATTTCAAAGTCGATGGTTTTATCCCACAAGAGGCATATAAAGAACATTTCTATATCTCGAATGCATTTTTGGCCTTTCAAAACAAACATAATTTTTCTCCCCCGACTAAACCAGTCCCATCTTCTGACTCTTCTCTGTTTGATAAGCAACAAAAGAAGAGGCCCCAtttgtgttcagaatgtgggaaatgttttactcggaaatcagTTCTTGTAAAACatctgagaattcacacaggggagaagccatttttatgttcagaatgtgggaagagTTTTATCCAAAAGTCGGATCTTGTTATACATCAGagacgtcacacaggggagaagcccttTTCATGTCTAGAATGCGGCAAGTGTTTCATTGTGAAATCAAGGCTTGCTGAACATCGAATTCTTCACACAGGACAGAAGCCATTTCCatgtgcagaatgtgggaaatcttttgcTGTGAAATCTAGACTTGTtggacatcaaagaactcacacaagggagaagacgtTCTTGTGTTTGGAATGATAATTCCTTTtgttatatagcgccaacatattccacagcgcaTGTCATCGCTCCCTGTCCACAATGGGGCTCACCATCTAAATTCCAAATCACACAAACGAGGAGAAGATACAAGTGGAGAAGCTTCAtgtaagaattcacacagggagaAGCCATGTTATGCTGAAGGTGAAATATGTGACATCAGACTGGTTGACCATCACAGGACTCCGGAGAGGAGTCATTGTCATGTGACAGGTTCTTTCAcgcattcagattttttttttattattgcattcAGTGACTACAAAGCCAGGAATTTGGAATATCGAGGCTATGTCTCGGTCTTTcctctatttatttatataattgcaataaaaaaacctgcttgtgtgaacatagccttagcatgtgggaaatgttttaccctGAAATGAAATCTTATTAAAGATCTGAGAACTTACACAAGGGAGAAGCCATTTTATgctggaatgtgggaaatgttttcctgTGACACAGTCATCTATGGGAGAGTGCCGATCCCACGGAGTCCTATTAATGTTAACAGGTACCTGTCACCAAATTAAAAGTGTCAGAGAGACAAAAGTATTGATCGGTCAGGGTTTGAGAAATCAGAACACAACCAATAAGTAGACATCATTGTGCTATCTCCTTACGTGACACAGAGGTGGGAGGGGACAGACTTCTCCTGATTTGATATCCCAATTAGTCGTgctgtgaacactcagaccccgacttATCAAAATgtcaaacatatcaaaagttttttttcatgtgactgctcctctttaaaggggtggttcaccaaaaaatgttttcttttaaataaactagtGCCACTAGTCTTCCACtactatcagctactgtatgccctgcaggaagtggtgtattctctccagtctgacacagtgctccttgctgccacctctgtccatgtcaggaactttccagagcaggagaggttttctatagggatttgctgctgctctggacagttcctgatatggacagagaaggcagcagagagcactgtgttagactggaaagcatacagcacttcctgcagaacatacagctgctgataaggactggaagactgtTGAGCattcacaacttcctgcaggacacacagaagctgataagtaatggaagacttgagaatacaccatttcctgcaggatatacggcagctaataagtactggatgattggagatttttaaaaagaagtaaattacaaatttctgggaccagttgatctgattttttttttttgtggtgaactacccctttaaattgaacctgtcacccccagtgccggggtgacaggctcccgacaccccgctagagccccctatacttgcctgatcgcgccgggtcccacttcttgatccggtccggtgactgagatctcagcgcccgaagcctgcgcgcgcgcgctcctgagatgagtccgatgctcagagaatgaatggagcatcgGACTCGCCATACATTCTCTAttggcattggactcatctcaggagcgtgcgACGAAATCTCGTCAccagaccggatcaagaagcgggacccggctctaccagggggtcgggagcctgtcaccccggcacagggggtgacaggtcctctttaagatgcccatacaccttcaataactgtgtatagccaacagttatctctccgcGCAAACCCGGGCCGATCAGCGAGAGATTTGTGCTCAATGCAGAACGTTTTATTCTTGGCGATGACAGTATCGGGAGATCAGAGAGACATCAGCTGCAGAGCATTAGGTAGGCCCGGAGCCTAACTCAGTTACCTGTGAGAAccaaatcagttaccatgacaacccCCTTGGTGGCCAGCTGGGGAGAGACGCACACATTGCTGTATTATGGAGTCTCTCGGAGGAGTTCCGGAAAGCTCAGTTTATTCAGAAAATTTTCCTAGGACGGAATGGACAACTTCAGCCTGCCCATGGAGCCCCCTTACAAACGAGCGCCCAATCACATTACATATTGCAGATGATCTCATAGTTCACATGGTGTCCTAGACAGGTGAAACAACTGAATAATcacatgataaattccccctcccccttccaatATTTCACGGTGGAAGCTACGCCCCCATTTTCCCTCATGATTTTGCTGGAATTATCAGTATTGTGCGGAGAGAGAAATAGGGGCGTAGCTTCCACTGTGTTCggaatgcgggaaatgttttactctgaaATAGAAGCTTTTGTTAACTTTCatgagaatgtgggaaatgttttactgtgaaatcgAGCAAGCCACCCAGCACCTGGCACATCATCTACGGGGATTGATCTATAACAACAAAACCCACATTCGGCCCCTGGTCCTGTACCAAAACCTAGGTTGTGGCAGCTTGCAGCATATTATATTAGAGGATGTTtatcttgtattgtagtcagtatgatggaggtcactcagctttccccgcatcttgtagtcagtatgatggaggtcactcagctttccccgcatcttgtagtcagtatgatggaggtcactcagctttcccaccatcttatactcagtatgatggaggtcactcagctttcccagcatcttatactcagtatgatggaggtcactcagtttcccaccatcttatactcagtatgatggaggtcaccaagctttccccgcatcttgtactcagtatgatggaggtcactcagctttcccagcatcttatactcagtatgatggaggtcactcagctttccccgcatcttatactcagtatgatggaggtcactcagctttcccagcatcttatactcagtttgatggaggtcactcagctttccccgcatcttgtactcagtatgatggaggtcactcagctttcccaccatcttatactcagtatgatggaggtcactcaactttcccaccatcttatactcagtatgatggaggtcactcagctttcccagcatcttatactcagtatgatggaggtcactcagctttccccgcatcttatactcagtatgatggaggtcactcagctttcccagcatcttatactcagtttgatggaggtcactcagctttccccgcatcttgtactcagtatgatggaggtcactcagctttcccaccatcttatactcagtatgatggaggtcactcaactttcccagcatcttatactcagtatgatggaggtcacccagcatcttttagtcagtatagtggaggtcacccggctttcacagcatcttatactcagtataaggtggtcacccagctttttatactcagtatgatggaggtcacccagctttccagcatcttatactcagtataaggtggtcacccagctttcccagtatcctaaACTCAGTATGATGGCGGTAACcgagctttccagcatcttatactcagtatgatggaggtcacccagctttcccagcatcttgtagtcagtatgatggaggtcactcagctttcccagcatcttatactcagtttgatagaggtcacccagctttctcagcatcttgtagtcagtatgatagaggtcacccagtttacccaccatcttgtactcagtatgatagaggtcaccctgctttcccagcatcttatacttagtatgatagaGCTCACCCAGCTTTGGCACCatattatactcagtatgatggaggtctcccatctttcccagcatcctatactcagtatgatggaggtcacccagctttcccagcatcttgtactcagtatgatggaggtcactcagctattccagcatcttatactcagtatgatggaggtcactcagctttcccagcatcttatactcagtatgatggaggtcactcagctttcccagcatcttatactaagtatgatagaggtcatccagctttctcagcatcttgtagtcagtatgatggaggtcacccagctttctcagcatcttatactcagtatgatagaggtcacccagctttcccatcatcttatactccgtatgatggaggtcactcatctttcccagcatcttatactcagtatgatagaggtcatccagctttctcagcatcttgtagtcagtatgatagaggtcacccagctttctcagcatcttatactcagtatgatggaggtctcccagctttcccagcatcttatactccgtatgatggaggtctcccagctttcccaacattttatactcagtatgatagaggtcacccagctttcccaacatcttgtactcATGTGTATGGTCTTAACTGTAAGGTCCATACAATGAGGACAATATAGGAAAAATTTTGGAAATAAAAATCAACACAGATGACAAGCCCCCCTGGCTGAAAACACCCACAAGAGACCACACCCTTTATTACCAAAGCCTAACTaggagattaatcaaactggtgaaaagtagaattgtcttagttgcccctagcaaccaatcagattccattttcattttttaaagaatctgagaggaatgaaaggttgaatctgattggttgctaggggaaactaagacaattctactttacaccagtttgataaatcctctCCTTCGTGTCTCTTGAAAATAATTTCAAATATTGCCATTatgcatacacagctctgctccaaacacatcacacacatacacagctctgctgcacacacattaCTACAGCTCATctagcacagcagagtcctgcatacactgagtaGCAGCCCCtaatcatgtgactcctcctcctccatgtgactgatcacatgactgtgacatcatggcaggtcctggaagcacacagctcctgtacagctctgcaggtggaggtaagtatcagcagagctgtgtttgcgtTCGGCTCTCATGGTCCTGTGCCTGGGGCAGCACTTCAGTAATAAATACATTAGATGTGGCTGCTGTGTGGCCTAGAGGGGAAAAAAGTCACTATCTGCCATTGGTTGAACCCAGATGGATATGTACATGGACGGCCTTAGGGTAGACGGTCGACTGTGCAGGACACAAGAGGCGCCACTGCGGCCACCCAGTTCGCATGTCAAGCCAATCTAGAAGGCCGTGTGCGGTGCGGGTACCGGGAGACGTCATACtatggcatacctcccaacttttgcaaagagcaaagagggacatgtgcaccacggtccccatagccacgcccccatagcgaccctccatagccactcccctacagtcaccacatgctgctgactgaatagtgccctatacagtatccaatcccccccaaaatgcccgatatagtatccaatcccccatataacgccccacatagtattcaatcccccattatagtgccccacatagtatccaatcccccattatagtgccccacatagtatccaatcccccattatagtgccccacatagtatccaatccccatatagtgccccacatagtacccaatccccatatagtgccccacatagtatccaatctcccacatagtatccaatcccccattatagtgccccacatagtatccaatcccccatatagtgccccacatagtagccaatcccccatatagagccccacatagtagccaatcccccataaagcgccccacatagtagccaatcccccatatagtagccaatccccacatatagtgccccacatagtagccaatccccatatagcgccccacatagtagccaatcccccatatagtgccccacatagtagccaatccccccatagagtgccccacatagtagccaatgccccccatatagtgccccacatagtagccaatgcccccatatagtgccccacatagtagccaatgcccccatatagtgccccacatagtagccaatccccatatagcgccccacatagtagccaatccccatatagcgccccacatagtagccaatccccatatagcgccccacatagtagccaatccccccatatagcgccccacatagtagccaatcctcccctttgtgtggcccgaccagaaaaacaataaaccagtaactcacctgtccgccggtcccagcagctcctctcccggcagagcgcgtactcccgtcatcctccgggatgTTTTTTTggtcgggccacatataatgcgggacacggggggccgttctggggccgcgggacagaaccccgaaaacgggactgtcccgcgaaatccgggacggttgggaggtatgctatggTGCAGGAGAGGGTGCGGGAACAAACCACTGCAGGAGGAGGACGGCCAGGGAAGCTCCAGCACACAGACAGCACAGTCATATGCACAGTTCGTCTTACTGACCCAGAACAGTCCGGCATCTCCGCCCAACACTAATACTGCGACATGTTTCACCTCAACCAGAGAGACACTGAGACAATAAGATATTCAGCTCATGTTCCATCCGGGAGAGAAAACCTCATCTACACCGATATCTCCTCTAATGTTTCCTCTTATATCTTCTATAGTTGTATCTTTTATATGGGATTTATGTGGTTTTTACATTATTTCATCTTCTTTCCATCCAGGTAACAGAAATACAGGATCAatgatggagagagacagagacaagatggccgagaggataataaccctcaccctacacatactcttcctgcttactggggaggtgagggattctgggagtgatgtcatcatgacatcattcttatctatggaataacagagggataggactggagaggtgagggattctgggagtgatgtcatcatgacatcattcttatctatggaataacagatggataggactggggaggtgagggattctgggagtgatgtcatcatgacatcattcttatctatggaataacagatggataggactggagaggtgagggattctgggagtgatgtcatcatgacatcattcttatctatggaataacagatagataggactggagaggtgagggattctgggagtgatgtcatcatgacatcattcttatctatggaataacagatggataggactggagaggtgagggattctgggagtgatgtcatcatgacatcattcttatctatgaaataacagatggataggactggagaggtgagggattctgggagtgatgtcatcatgacatcattcttatctatggaataacagatggataggactggagaggtgagggattctgggaatggatggagtgatagtaatgtgtctctccatacacaggattacacagtagtgaagaagtcctctagtgggcgctgttgggcccctgggtgtgaaggatggggaagaaccctgagcccaatcccggggcccctgatacatgaggaaatggaggaagagaagatcctagaagtcaccaacaagatggtggagctgctgagtggagaggtgagactgtggctgctgggaatgctgggacattatacagtaacaccactggaggggtgggggggatgactgtgtgaccattgtgtgtgtcaggttcctataaggtgtcaggacgtggcggtctatttctccatggaggagtgggagtatgtagaaggacacaaggatcagtacaaggatgtgatgctggaggatcagcagcccctcccatcagcaggtaatagacaggactatatacacacctcctctctgtattatctggatggaaagaatgaattcagtctctgtatgtgttccctccagtcagatccagtaagagaacagcaccagagagatgtccccgtcctcttctcccacaggatcaggatcaggtagatggagatgttccctatgatctgtacatcccacctgacttctcctcctgtctgatgacttttacaatatttctctcacatcttatgaatcagggggaagatgggaacaatattaatggtccagagacagatgacagcagtgatgagcagtataaggaggacatcacaacCCCGAACAAACTAAAGTGTTCTAATGTTACAGACATAgggataaaagaagaagaagaagaagaagaggagacagatgacagcagtgatgatcagtataaggaggacatcactacagggaaagCTCTGAACTTTATCAATGCCATAAACAAGatagtaaaaaaagaagaagaagaaaaagtagaGATGGATGACAGCAAGGATGATCAGTATAAAGAGGACGTCACAATGAAGGATATAAACTCTATTAATGCTACAGACAAGACGGTAAAAGAAGAAGAGCCAgttgacagcagtgatgagcagtataaggaggacatcactacaggtaagcgCCCAGGTagaatattataagctctgtgtcctgtcagtcttctctgctgtatatcccccatacagtgacacaTTATAGGAAATAACACACACTATGCACataacatatttgatatcgcttCCTGAACTTGTGCGGTAAATGACATAAACGCATAAAAAAAATGCGATACTACTGATTTTTAGTTGCATCAAGAAAGGAAAAATTGTAATATGAAGTGATCAAAAACGgaacgggcggccagtccatagcttcactgcctccatcttgtaggaactgctgacacactccagccacatgaggtctagcattttcctgcattaggaggaaccccaaccgcaccagcatatggtctcacaagggctcgGAGGGTCTCGCTACCTAatagtcaggctacctctggcagcacatggagggctgtgccgcTCCCCAAAGAAATGTCACCCCCCCCCACTCCATTACTGACCCCCTGCCAGACCGCTCATGCTGAAggacgttgcaggcagcagatcgctctccgcGACGTCTCCGgactctgtcacatgtgctcagtgtgaacctgctctcatctgtgaagagcacagggggcgccAGCGGTGAATCTGTCAATCCTGTTGTTctcatttgtggcctgctggttatttgcagggctctggcagtggtcctccttgcacaaaggcggaggtagcagtcctgctgctgggttgttggcctcctccatgtctcctggtgtactggcctgtctcctattagcctccagcctctggacactacggcctcctccatgtctcctggtgtactggcctgtctcctattagcctccagcctctggacactacggcctcctccatgtctcctggtgtactggcatgtctcctggtagcgcctccagcctctggacactacggcctcctccatgtctcctggtgtactggcatgtctcctggtagcgcctccagcctctggacactacactgacagacacagaaAACTtccttgccacagctcgcattgatgtgccatcctggatgagctgcactacctgagccacttgtgtggggtGTAGGGTCCGTCTCATGCCACCACCAG includes:
- the LOC138787622 gene encoding oocyte zinc finger protein XlCOF22-like, translated to MNQGEDLDYTDALDIIVKEETDGSSDELYKEDITTWKDLNYNNALDIRVKEEETDDGSDEQYKEDITTSNCLDEGTRRQEGRLISLDFKVDGFIPQEAYKEHFYISNAFLAFQNKHNFSPPTKPVPSSDSSLFDKQQKKRPHLCSECGKCFTRKSVLVKHLRIHTGEKPFLCSECGKSFIQKSDLVIHQRRHTGEKPFSCLECGKCFIVKSRLAEHRILHTGQKPFPCAECGKSFAVKSRLVGHQRTHTREKTFLCLE